A region of the Meiothermus sp. Pnk-1 genome:
TCTGGAAGGTGGTCCAATAAGCGGCGAATCATGCCCGAATCTCCTCAAGAATGCGTTCGCGCACATCTCTGGGCTGCAGCGGTGGCGAGAGCTGCCCCCGCTCGGCTACCCGGATCGTACCCCGCTCCTCGCTCACCACGATCACCAGGGCATCGGTCTGCTCGGAAAGGCCCAGGGCTGCCCGGTGACGGGTTCCGATGTACTTTTCCACCCGGTCGCTCAAGGGGAAGATGCACCCCGCTGCCACCACCTGATCCCCCCGTACGATCACCCCCCCATCGTGCAGGGGGCTAGTCGGGGCAAAGATGCTCTCCAGAAAACGAGCCGAGAGCCGGGCGTTGACGATCTCGCCGCTGCTGGCATAATCGCCCAAGGGGGTGCGTCGCTCGAGCGCGATGAGGGCTCCGTGGCGGCGGGCGCTCATACGCTCGAGGGCCCGCACCAGCTCGCCCAGAGTAGACTCACCCAAGGCCACCCGTTGAAATCGCCCGCGCCCAATACGCTCCAGCGCCCCCCGCAACTCGGGCTGAAACACTACGATCAACCCGAAGGCCCCTAAGGTGGCGGCATTGCCCAAGATCCACGCCAGGCTGTTCAATCCCAGCTGGCTCGCCGCGAACCACACCAGCAGATACACCAATACCCCCCGCGCCAGGTTGATCGCCCGGGTTTCAGCGATCAGGCGATAGACGTAATAAAACAAAGTAGCTACCGCCAAAATATCCAGCAAGTCGCGCCAAGAGAGCATCCTTCTACAGGTTACAGGGTGAGGCCCGGCAGTTATTAGAGCGGCCCCCAAGTGAGTCTCGGCTCCCGCGAAACGGGATCTCCAAGGAGCAGCGCTATACTCACCTCATGCCGGCGGAGCGCAGCCTTGTTCACTCGCGGATCGCCATCTCGGCCTATTTCGTGCTGCACGGATTGGCTACCGGAAGCTGGATCTCACGCATCCCCGCCGAACAGGAGTGCTTGGCCCTGGGCGCAGCAGTGCTGGGGATGGTGCTGCTAGGCAACACCGCCGGGGCGCTTTTGGCTGGGCTCACCAGCGGAGGTACGGTGAGCCGCTTCGGCAGCCGACACGTCACCCGTTTCGCGGCTATGGGCAGCCTTCTGACCCTAGCCCTGCTGGGTCTTTCGGGCCACGCCGTCGGCCTGTTTTTAGGGCTGGTGTTGTTCGGTTTGCTCCAAGGTACTCTCAACATCGCCATGAACACCCAAGCTGCCGCCCTCGAGGCCCGTTACGAACGTCCCATCTTCTCCTCGTTCCACGCCCTGTGGAGCGCCGGGGCCCTGAGCGGTGCCCTCTTGGGGGCAAGCCTGGCCGGGCTGGGACTTAGCCCTTCGCTGCACTTCGCCCTGGTCGGCGCCTGGGGGATCACGGTGGCTGCCTATGCCGGAAATTACCTGCTGGCGGCTTCGCTGTCGCGAAGCCGCCGGGCGTTTGTACTGCCCCGCGGAGGCCTGCTGGCCTTGGGCCTGCTGGGCTTTTGCGCAGCCATCAGCGATGGCGCCATCGCAAGTTGGAGCGGGGTCTACCTGCGCAGCCTGGGGGCACCCGAATCGGTGGCGGCGCTGGGCTTCGCGCTCTACCAGAGCATGATGTTTTTGGGGCGCTTCAGCGGGGATTACCTGGTAGCCCGCTTCGGCGCGGTGCGCTTGGTGCGCCTGGGGGCCTTGCTGGGCGGGTTCGGGCTGGCCTTCGCGGTGCTCACCCACACCGTGTGGGGCATCTTCGTAGGTATCGCCTGTATGGGCTGGGGCATGGCCACGGTCTTTCCCTTGATGTTCGCGGCCTCCGCGCGTACCCCGGGGCTGCCCCCCGCCCACAGCATGGCCAGCGCCTCCACCATGAGCACCCTGGGCGGGTTGGTGGGGCCGGTGCTCTTGGGTGCGGTAGCCGAGGTGGGCACGGTGCGGGCCAGTTTCGCGGTGGCGGCCCTGCTGGCTTGGATGGTGAGCTACCTGGCCTTTTCGCTAAGCAGCTACCGGGTGACCCCGGCGCGGTCTTAACTTGCAACGACCCTGCGAGGACGTGGAACGTATAGCGCTCCTCGAGCGTAACCGACGGGCTCTGGCCGGCACGGGATGCTTCGGGGGAAGCCGGCTTAGCGGTTGGGCGGTCCGCAGCTACCCCGGCGGATGAGCTTCCCCGGGAAGCGCCGCCGCACCACCTTGTCCAGGCTGCGACTCTCCACGGCCTCCAAAACGATCTCTACCGCAGCGCGGCCCATCTCCTCCACCGGCTGCTCGATGACGTCCAGGGGAGGCGTGACCAGGCTGGTCCAGGAGTAGTTGTCGAAGGTGAGCAAGGAGACGTCCTGAGGGATCGCCAAGCCCAGCTCCCTCAAGGCCCTAAAGGCCCCCGCAGCTTCGCTGCCGGTGAGGGAGAAAAGCGCGGTGGGAGGCTCAGGCAGGCGCATCAGCTCCAAGGTGAGCTGGTAGGCGGCCTCTTCGCTGCGCTCGATGGTGCGCCGGTAACGAGGGTCGGGGGAAAGTCCCACCGCCTGCATAGCCTCGGGAAAAACCCGCGAGCGCTCGTCAGGGGTGAGGACCGGGTGATAATCGCCCAGGGCGGCGATCCGCCGATGGCCCAACCCGTAGAGGTAGCGCACCCCTTCGAACACGCACTGCCGGCCATCCAGCATGACGTAGCTAAAGGGGCTATTGGGATAGAAATGGTCTATCTCCACGATATAGGTACCCCGCTCGTGCATCTGCTTGAGGTAGTCGAGGTTGGGCGAGCCGAAGGCCGAGCGGATGATCAGGCCGCTTACCCGCTGGCCGCGGAAGAGCTTGAGGTTTTGCAGCTCGAGGCCAGAGTCGTACTCGCTGTCGGCGATCATCAAAGCGTAGCCCCGCGCCCGTACCGCTCGAGCGATGCTGCGGGTCAGGCTGGCAAAAAAAGGCTCCACGATGTTGCCCACCATCAACCCGATGGTCTGGGTACGTCCGCGCCGGAGCCCTCCGGCGACCTGATCGGGCTCGTACCCCAACTCCTGGATGGCCTTGCGCACCCGCTCCAGGGTCTCGGGTTTGAGGAGGTGGGGCTGGTGAATAGCCCGTTTGGCCGTGGTAGGGGCAACCCCCGCCCGTTTGGCGACATCGAGAATATTGGCCACGTGACCATATTAACCGAACAGGGCTTGACAACCAAAGGGTGATATGGCTATCCTTATGGACACGAGACCATTGAGCAAGTCCTAAGCGCCCTGCGACGTCGTGCGTGCCCCGCCATTAGCTTTCGGCTAAATGGTCACGTGTCCATTGCCTTCTCAACCAAGCTGGTTGGGCAGTGCGGCGTTCCACCCCAGGAGGAAAGGTATGCGTCTGTGGAAAGCTCTGTTCATCGGCACGGGTTTATCGCTCTCGGCAGCCCTGGCCCAGACCACCATCACCATCGCCACCGTCAACAACCCCGACATGGTGACGATGCAAAAACTCAGCGGCGAATTTGAAAAGAAATACCCCGACATCAAGCTCAACTGGGTGGTGCTGCCGGAGAACGAGCTGCGCCAGAAGGTCACCACCGATATCGCTACCAACGCCGGTTCCTACGACGTGCTGACCATCGGCACCTATGAGACGCCGATTTGGGGCAAGAACGGCTGGCTGGTGGAGCTGAGTGGGTTGCCGGCCTCATATGACTTGGAAGACGTGCTCAAGCCGGTGCGGGCCGGGCTTTCCTATCAGGGTAAGCTCTACGCCCTGCCCTTCTACGCCGAAAGCTCGATGCTGTACTACCGTAAAGACCTCTTCGCCGCCAAGAAGCTCACCGTACCGGCCCAACCCACCTGGACCCAGGCCATTAGTTGGGCCAAGCAACTGCACAACCCCAGCGGCGGCGTTTACGGCATCTGCCTGCGCGGCCTGCCCGGCTGGGGCGAGAACATGGCCTTTATCACCACCTTGGTCAACACCTACGGCGGGCGCTGGTTCGACGAGAACTGGAAGCCGCAGATCAACAGCCCAGAGTGGAAGCGGGCCATCGGGCAGTACGTCGAGCTGGTCACCAAGTATGGCCCTCCCGGGGTGACCGGCAACGGCTTTACCGAGAACCTGACCCTGATGTCGGAGGGCAAGTGCGCCATGTGGATTGACGCCACCGTAGCGGCGGGCTACCTGGCCAACCCCAAGACCTCCAAGGTCGCCGACAAAATCGGTTTCGCCAAGGCCCCGGTAGCCGTCACCCCCAATGGCTCGCACTGGCTGTGGAGCTGGGCGCTGGCCATCCCCAAGTCCAGCAAGAAGGTGGATGCTGCAAAGACCTTCATCACCTGGGCGACCTCCAAGGAATACATCGAGCTGGTGGGCAACACCCAAGGCTGGGTCTCCGCACCTCCTGGCACCCGCTACTCCACCTACAACAACCCCAATTACCAAAAGGCAGCTCCCTTCGCCAAAGTAGTGTTGGATTCCATCAACACCGCCGACCCCACCAAACCCACCCTCAAGCCGGTGCCCTACACCGGGATACAGTTCGTGGGCATTCCCGAGTTCCAGGCCATCGGTACCCAAGTGGGGCAGTTCATCGCAGGGATCGTGGCGGGCAAGGCCAGCTTGGATGATGGGCTGAACCAAGCCCAAGCCGCCGTGGAGAAGCTGATGAAGGAAGCGGGTTACCTCAAATGAACTGCCGGGCCGGGTGGCCCTCCGGCCACCCGGCCCTCCCAAGCCGCCGTATGACCCGCGCTCTCGCCAAACCGCGATCCAGGCCGAACCAGCCCAGTACCCTCTGGCTGCTCGGCCCGGCAATGCTGGTGCTCATCGTCTGGACCCAAATCCCCTTTCTCCTGACGATCTATCACTCTTTTCGCCGTTTCGACCTCCTCAACCCCGAGCGCCAGGGCTACGTAGGGATTGGGAACTTTGTCTCGCTCCTCACCGACACAATTTTCTGGACCTCGATTGGGAACACCCTGGTGTTGGTAGGGGCGGTGCTGGTGGTGACGATTGTCCTCGGCCTATTCCTGGCGCTCCTTTTTTATCAGGACTTTCCCGGCAGGGCGCTGGCCCGAACCTTGGTCATCTCGCCGTTTTTCGTCATGCCGGTGGTCTCGGCGCTGATCTGGAAAAACATGCTGATGCACCCGGTGTATGGCCTTTTTGCCTGGATCGCCCAAAGCCTTGGACAAAAGCCGGTGGACTGGCTGGCGACTTACCCCATGCAGTCCATCGTGGCGATGGTCTCGTGGCAGTGGACTCCCTTTGCTTTGCTGCTGATTCTGACCGGCTTACAATCCCTGTCTAAAGAACAGCTCGAGGCGGCAAAAATGGACGGGGCAAGCCCCTGGCAGGAGTTCCGCTACATCATCGTGCCGCACTTGGCCCAGACCCTGAGCGTGGTGGTGATGCTCGAGACCATCTTTTTGCTCACCATCTTCGCCGAGATCTACGCCTCGACCTCGGGCGGGCCGGGCTTGGCCACCACCACCCTGCCCTACCTGATCTACCTCAAAGCCTTTGCCGAGTACCGCATCGGGGTGGCCGCAGCCGGAGCGGTGTTTGCGGTAATTCTGGCGAACATCGTGGCCGTTTTCGTACTGCGCTTGATCGGGCGCAACCTGCAAACCGCCAAAGGAGGCATGGCGTGAGCGAGGGCAAGCGCGTCCGCTGGGAACTGACCCTGCTGGCTTACCTGGCGGCGGGGGTGATGTTCTTCCCCATCTTCTGGATGTTCCTCACCGGCTTTAAAAGCGAGGGCGACGCCATCGCCATCCCGCCCAAGCTGCTGTTTACACCTACCCTCGAAAGCATCCGGGAAGCCCTCACCCGCAGCGACTACGCCCGGCACTTCCTCAACTCGATCATCTCGGCGTTGGGTTCTACGGCTTTGGCCTTGCTGCTGGCGATTCCCGCCGCCTACTCCATGGCGTTTTACCCCACCAAGCGCACCAACGGCACCCTCTTGTGGATGATCAGCACCAAGATGATGCCCCCGGTGGGGGTGATCATCCCGGTATACCTGATCTTTCGCGACCTGCGGTGGCTGGACAACATCTGGGCCCTGACCCTGATGTACGCCGTGATGAACCTGCCGGTGGTGGTCTGGACGCTCTACGCCTACTTCCGCGAAATCCCCCACGAGATCATGGAAGCAGCCCGGGTGGACGGGGCCGGCACCTCCCAAGAACTCATGCGCGTGCTGCTGCCGGTCTCCGGCCCGGCCGTCGCCTCCGCGGCCCTCTTGAGCATCATCCTGGCCTGGAACGAAGCCTTCTGGAGCCTGAACCTGACCTCAGCCCAGGCCTCGCCGCTCTCGGTATATGTGGCCTCGTTCAAGACCGCTGAGGGGCTTTTCTGGGCCAAGATGTCGGCGGCCTCCATGATCGCGATTTTTCCGGTGATGGTCATGGGCTGGCTGGCCCAGCGGCAGCTGGTGCGGGGCCTGACCTTTGGCGCGATCAAGTGAGGCCACGGGAGATACACCATGAAAGCAGCAGTGATTACCCGTCCAAGAACGCTCGAGCTTCAAGACCTCCCCCCGCCCAAAGCCGGAGCAGGCCAGGTGCGCATTCGGGTGGGGGCCACCGGGGTGTGCGGCACCGACCTGCACCTCTTCGATGGACATTTTCACGCCCAACTGCCGCTGGTGCCCGGCCACGAGATCGCCGGGGTGATCGACCAGGTGGGGCCAGGGGTGCGCGACCTAGAGGAAGGCCAGTTGGTGGCCCTCGACCCGGTGATCGCCTGCGGCCAGTGCTGGGCCTGCCGCCGCGGGCAACGCCAGCACTGCCTGCACTTCCAGGCCCTGGGGGTCACGCGGGCCGGGGGTTTTGCCCAGTACGTGGTGGCCCCAGCAGGAAATGCCTATGCGGTGAAAAACCTCAGCGCTGCCGAGGCTGCCTTTGCCGAGCCCTTGGGCTGTGTGGTCTGGGGCCTCTTGCGGCTGCGTCCCGAGCCGGGCAGCAACGCGCTGGTGTTCGGGGCTGGGCCGATCGGGCTGCTGTTGATGCAGGCTTTACTGGCCGCGGGAGTGGCCGCGGTGACGGTGGTAGACCCGGTGCCCGAGCGGCTGGCCCTGGCGAGAAGCTTGGGGGCTTGGCGCACCGTGCAAAGCGGCCCAAAGCTGAGCGAAGAGCTCCGCGATCTGGAACCCCACGGCTTCGACGTGGTGGCGGAGGCCACCGGAGTGCCCAGCGTGGTGGAGGCCATGCCGCAGTACGCGGCGGTGGGTGGGAAGATCCTGATCTTTGGCGTAGCCCCCGAGGAAGCCACGGTGCGGATCAGCCCTTATGACCTCTTCCAGCGCGACCTGAGCGTGCTGGGCAGCTTCTCGCTCAACGGCACCGTGCCCCAGGCCCTGGCCTGGCTCGAGACAGGCCGCGTGCAAGTCAAGCCCCTCATCAGCCACCAGCTATCCCTCGAACAGCTGGGCCTGGCCCTGGAGTACAAGGAACACCCTGGGATGGAAGGGGCCCTCAAGGTGCTGATCGTTCCCGAGTAGGTGGGATATGGTACTGGAGCAATTCAGGTTGGATAACCAAGTCGCCGTCGTCACCGGTGGAGCGCGGGGGATTGGGCTGGCCATCGCCACCGCCTTTGCCGAAGCAGGGGCCACCGTAGTCATCGCCGACCTCGAGGCCGCACAGGGCGAACAGAGCGCCCACGAATTGAGGGAGCGGGGCCTACGGGCCGAGTTCCGCCCGCTCGACGTCACCCAGTCGGCCCAGGCCGATGCTCTGGCCGGGAGCCTGGTAGAGCAGTACGGCCAGGTAGACACCCTGGTCAACAACGCCGGGATCTGCCGCAACACGCCCGCCCTCGAGACCCCCGACGAAGAGTGGCTACGGATTTTCGACGTCAACGTACACGGGGTGTTCTGGTGCAGCCGGGCCTTTGGACGGGTGATGGTCCGACAGGGGCGGGGCAGCATCATCAACATCGCCTCGATGTCGGGGATCATCGTCAACAAACCCCAGCCCCAGGCGGCCTATAACGCCTCTAAGGCCGCCGTCGCCCACCTCACCCGCTCGCTGGCGGCGGAGTGGGCCGGCGCCGGGGTGCGGGTGAACGCCATCTCCCCTGGCTACATCGGCACCGAGATGACCCGGCGAGGGCTCGAGAACCCCGAGTGGCGCAGCAGCTGGCTCGAGCTCACCCCGCTGGGCCGCCTGGGCGAGCCCTCCGAGGTAGCCACCTGCGCCCTCTTCTTGGCCTCCCCGGCCAGCAGCTACCTCACCGGCAGCGAGCTGGTGGTAGACGGAGGGTACACGGTCTGGTAGCGCGCCGAAACTCCAGGAGGAGACATGCGGGCAGTGATTAGCGAACCCCACCGCATCGCGTGGGCAGAAGCGCCCGAAGCCCGGCCAGAGGCGGGGGAAGTGCTGCTCGAGCCGCTGGCGGTAGGGGTCTGCGGCTCGGATATTCACGTCTTCGAGGGGCTACACCCCTTCGTGCGTTACCCGGTCTTCCCCGGCCACGAGGTCGCCGCGCGGGTGGTGGAGCTGGGTCCCGGCGTTGACCCTGCCTGGGCGGGGGCCTTGGTAGCCCTCGAGCCCTCCCTCACCTGCGGGCGCTGCGAAGCCTGCCGCAGCGGGCACTACAACATCTGCGAGAACCTCCGGGTGATGGGCTTTCAGGCCCCCGGCGCGATGGCCGAGCGCTTCGTGAGCCCCACCCAGAACCTGCACCGCCTCCCCGAGAGCTTCGACGCCGAACTCGGGGCGATGATCGAGCCGCTGGCGGTGGCGGTACACGCGGTGGCGCTGACCTCGGTACAGGGGAAGAGCGTCGCGGTGCTGGGCGCGGGAACCATTGGCCTCTTGGTAGCCCAAGTGGCCAAGGCCTATGGGGCAGCAAGCGTGGAAATCGTGGACCCGCTCGAGCCCCGCCGCAGGGTGGCCGAGACCCTGGGGTTGAGCGCCAAGCTCCCCGACACGGCCAAGTACGAGGTGATCTTCGAGTGCGTGGGGAACGAAAAGGCGCTCGAGGCCGCCATCCAGGGCATCCACAAGGGCGGCAGCATCCTCGTGGTGGGGGTGCATGGCAAGCCCGCTACCATCTCTGCCGGGCTCATCCAAGACTGGGAGATCCTGCTCAAGGGCAGCCTGATGTACACCTACAAGGACTATCGGGAGGCCATCCGCTTATTCGCCGCGGGCCAGGTGCAGGGGAAGCCGCTCATCACCCACCGCTTTTCCTTACAGGAGGTAAATGCGGCTTTCAATACCGCCTTGGAGCGAGAAAAAGCGCTCAAGGTGATGCTGGCTCGAGGTTAGATCGCCGTTCCTGGCCCGTCCCAGGTGAGCCCTAAGAGCTTAGCCCAAGTCGCGGCCAAGTCGGAGAAGGTGGCCCGCGTCCCCAAATCCCGCCCGGCCATCCCCGGCCCGGCCACCAGGAGCATCCCGTACTCGCGGGTGTGGTCGGTGCCGCGGTAGGTGGGGTCGTTGCCGTGGTCGGAGACGATAAAAAGATAGTCCTCGGGGCCAAGAGTGGCGAGCAGCTCGGGCAATCGGGCGTCGAACTCGGCCAGGGCCTGGGCGTATCCTGCCGGGTTGCGGCGGTGGCCGAACTTGGCGTCGAAGTCCACCAGGTTGGTAAAGACCAGGCCGCGGTAGGGCTGGCGCATCTGCTCCAGGGTCTGCTCGATCCCATCGGCGTTGTCCTTGGATTTGACCTCGCGGGTGAAGCCCCGGTGGGCGTAGATATCGGGGATCTTGCCAATCCCCACCACCTCCCATCCGCCCGCTTTGATCAGGTCCAGGACGTTGCGGGGAGGCTCGAGCGCAAAGTCCTTGCGCAGGTCCTCGCGGCGGTAGAAGCCCCCCGGCTCCCCCTCGAAGGGCCGGGCGATCACCCGGGCGCAGGCCAGCGGCCCCACGAGCATTTCGCGGGCCACGCGGCACCAGGCGTAGAGGGTCTCAAGCGGGATCCTGCCGATGTGAGCCGCCACCTGGAACACCGAGTCCGCCGAGGTGTAGACGATGGGCCATCCGGTCTTCAGGTGTTCCTCGCCGTAGTCGCGAATGGCCTCGGTGCCGGAGTAGGGGCGGTTCAAAAGCCACCCCCCCACCCCGATGCGCTCGGCGTAGCGCCGGAGAAACTCTTGGGGAAAGCCTTGGGGAAAAACCCGGAAGGCATCTTTTAGGTGAATTCCCACGAACTCCCAATGCCCCGTGGAGGTGTCTTTTCCGGGGTTGACCTCGCGCATCCGGCCAAAGGCCCCGCCGGGGTTTTCGGAGGGGGGCAGGGTATGGACGCCCGGTATGTTGCCCAGGCCCAAGGCCGCCAAGTTGGGCAGCTCGAGGCCGGTTTTGAGCACGGTGTGGTCAAGGGTGTCGGCCCCCTCGTCGCCGAAGGCCGCCGCATCGGGAAGGTAACCCAAGCCCACCGAATCAAGGACGATGGTGGTGATCTTCATGGGTTTATTATCCTGCTTTGGTGCGATCTATACCGGGGGTGGATACCGCCGCCAGGACCAGGCCGGGCGCTGGCAGCAAGAAGGCAGGGTGGCTGTGGGGAGATCTTCGCTTGGAGCGGCTCGAGGTCCACCGCGGGGCCCTTTAACCCACCCCCTCGGCCAGCAGTTCCGCCAGGCGCGATAAGCAGCGCCCGTACTTCTTGGCGAAGGCCCCGTAGCGGTAGGTCTCGGGAAAGATTCGCTCGAGCCCTACCCCGGAAGCCCGCAAGCCCACCCCTCGGTCATAGAGCTTGTCCACGAAGTGCACGAAGCGCAGCGCATCGTTCTGGTCGGGGATGGGGGCCAGGCCCTCGAGGTAGACCACCTCCAGCCCCTCGAACAGGTAACGGTAGCGGATGGGATGAAGGGAGCGCAGGTGGCCCAGCAGGTCCACGAAGGCGTCGTAGGTAGCAGGCCGGGTCTCTTGCTGGTAGAGCACCCCCAGCTGTTGGCGGTCCAGGGGCGCGGGAGGGCGCGCGGGGTCGCGGTGACGGTAATCTTCGCCGTCCAGGGTCTCTACGGCAAAGCGCCGGCTCAGGCTTTGGATTTGGATCTTGAACTGCTCGGCGTTGAAGCGCCCCTGCCCCAAGGCCCCCGGCGGGGTGTTGGAGGTGGTCGCGACCCGCAACCCTCTCTCCATGCACTGGCCCAAGAGGTGGGTGACCATCTGGGCGTTGCCGGGGTCGTCGAGCTCGAACTCGTCCACAAAGAGGTACTCGAGCCGAGAGAAGCGCTCCACTGCCCGCGAGAGCCCCATCAGCCCCACCGCGTAGGTGAGTTCCTCGAAGGAGAGGTAACCCTTGGGTTCAGGGGCCTCCCAAAAAGCCGAGACCAGCAGATGGGTCTTCCCTACCCCGAAGCCCCCGTCCAAGTAGATGCCTGCAGGGTTGGGCCGCTTGCGCTTGAACAATCCCTGGGGTTTGTCGTGTACCCAGCGGCGTAATCGTTCCTTAACCAGCTCCTGCGAGGGGTAGCGGGGGTCGGGCCGATAGCTTTCAAAGGTCGCGGCGCGGAAGCGCGGGGGCGGGGAGAACTGCGCCAGCAAGGTGTGCAGGTTGACCTCGGGAGAGCGTTGGCTCAGGCGCACCGCTCCATGTTAAACCCTTCGGGGTGTATTGGGGATTCGCTCCCACCCCTACGCCACCCGTATCCCCTCTGACTGGCGGCCCGTTAGGCTGCTACCCTGGAACCATGATCCGTGTCTATGGCCTAAGCGGCTGTGGCCCTTGCGAGGTCGTCAAGCTATTCCTCAAGCAGAAAAACCTGCCTTTCGAGTTCGTGGACGTGCAGGAACACCCCGAGGCCCGGCAAAAAGTCCTGGAGAGGGTAGGAACCCTTACCGCCGGGGTGGTGCTCGAGGTAAACGGCGAACCCATCGCCCTCACTGGGGTCTCGATCCCCAAGCTGGAAGCGTGGTATCAGGAGTACCTGCGCCGATGGCGCTGAGTCGGCGTGGGGAAGCTTTAGGTTAGACTAGCGCAGTGCGCGGTCATCTGTGGGGTCTGTTCTACCTAAACCTGGTCACGATTTTATGGGGCACCACCTTCGTAATCGTCAAGGGCGCGGTAGATGTGCTTAGCCCCAGCCTGATCATCCTGGGAAGGTTCCTGGTGGCGAGCCTGTGCTTTTTGCCCTTTACTCGCACCCTCCGCGACGACGAGCATAGCCAGAGGGTGCTTTGGCTGGCGGCCTTTGAGCTAGGGTTTTGGCTATGGGCCGGGTACGCCACCCAGGCCGTGGGGCTCCAGTACACCTCGGCTAGCCGAAGCGCTTTCATCACCGCGCTGAACGTGATCCTGGTGCCGATCATCCTGGGGTTGTTCGGGCGGCGGATCGGCCTTGCGGTGTGGGTGGCGGCAGTGCTGGCAGTGGCGGGGGTGGGGCTGCTCTCCTACGACGGCTCCCCGCCCAACCTGGGTGATCTCTGGACGCTAGGCTGCGCTTTCACCTACGCTGCCTACATCATCCGCCTCGAGGGCTATGCCAAACGCCTCCCGGCCCTTGGCCTCACCACCGTCCAGGTCTATGGCACCGCGCTGTTCGCTCTAGGTTGGGTGCTCGTGGAGCGTCCTCGAGTGGACTGGGGTGACTTTCCCTGGCTGGCCATTTTCTATCTGGGAGTCTTCGCCACCGCCCTTACCACGCTGCTACAGACTTTGGGGCAGGGCCGGGTCTCGGCGCCGGAGGCCGCGGTCATCTATGTGCTCGAGCCGGTATGGGCCTCGGTGTTCGCCTTCTTGCTGCTAGGCGAACGCCTGGGGGTGCAAGGCCTGGTGGGGGCCGCCCTGGTGGTCTCGGCCACGCTGATTGATAGCTTGCAGTATTACTGGCGCTCGAGAACTAGTGCTCGAGGCCGCTGATCAGTCGGGCCAATCCGTAAGCCGCCCCCGCGGCCAACCCGCCCACGAGTGCGGTCTGCCAGGCTCCGCGGAAAAGGGAGATCCCGGTGAAGCGAGCCTTCACCGTGCCGAAAATCAAGAGGGCCACCAGCGTTACCACTACACTCCAGACCAGGGCCGAGGCCAGCGGCAAGCGCAGCGCGTAGGGCAGTAGCGGGATCGCCCCACCGGCCACGTACGAGCCCCCAATGGTCAGGGCGCTGCACAGGGCCCTTCGGGGGTCGGGTTCTTCCAGCCCCAGCTCCTCTTTCATCATGAAGTCCACCCAGGTCTGAGGCCGGGCGATGACCGCTTGGGTGGCCTGCTCCAGTGGTTCACCCTCGAGCCCATAACCTCGGAACACCTGGCGCACCTCTTCGGTCTCAGCCTGGGGCAGTTCCTTGACCTCGCGCCACTCGCGCTCGAGTTCGGCCTGGTAGTGGTCGGCCTCGCTGCGGGCTGCCAGGTAACCACCTAGCCCCATCGCGATCGAGCCCGCCACCACCTCGGCAATCCCCGCGATCAGCACCACGAAGCTCGAGTCCACCGCTCCCGAGAGCCCCGCGGCCAGGGCAAAGGGTACGGTAAGCCCGTCCGACATCCCGATCACGATGTCCCGCACGGTGTCGGAGCCGGTGAAGTGTTGTTCGACGTGCACTCTAGAGTACATAAGCGCCTCCCTTTTGCAGCATCTCTCCGCCCGGTGACGAAACCAATGCCTTTTGGGGCTAGGATAACCCAAGTTGCTACCTAGACGACTTTTTCTGTGATTAGGCGGATGTTATGTGCCAGAACAAAGGAGAGGAACTTCAGGACAAAACCCTCCTGGGTCACTGCGTGAATCCGCCGAGGGAAAAGGTTGTTAAGCATGCCTCCCACCGTCTCCACCTCCCGCCGCCCCACGATGGCCAGGTACTGCAACCAGGGCACATACCGCTTGCTCCACGGCTTACGCCGAAAGGAGCATCTCCGCTTGCGAATGGGCATGACCTCCACCCCCGTGGCCTCCCGTAAAACGTCTTCCCATACGTAGCTCTCGTAGCCCCGGTCCAGGTAAAGCGGCTTCCCCGCCTCCACCTGGAGAGAGGACAGGTCGTGGAAACTGCCCGGGGTCAAGGCCACCTCGTGGACAAACAGGCCATCGTCCACCAGGAGGTGAAGCTTGAAGCCGTGGAAGTAGACCCG
Encoded here:
- a CDS encoding transposase → MAPYLLALLPLLARVWKELRQAQGYALDTFPIPTCENIRAPRSRLTPGRVYRGFVLSRRVYFHGFKLHLLVDDGLFVHEVALTPGSFHDLSSLQVEAGKPLYLDRGYESYVWEDVLREATGVEVMPIRKRRCSFRRKPWSKRYVPWLQYLAIVGRREVETVGGMLNNLFPRRIHAVTQEGFVLKFLSFVLAHNIRLITEKVV
- the zapE gene encoding AFG1/ZapE family ATPase is translated as MRLSQRSPEVNLHTLLAQFSPPPRFRAATFESYRPDPRYPSQELVKERLRRWVHDKPQGLFKRKRPNPAGIYLDGGFGVGKTHLLVSAFWEAPEPKGYLSFEELTYAVGLMGLSRAVERFSRLEYLFVDEFELDDPGNAQMVTHLLGQCMERGLRVATTSNTPPGALGQGRFNAEQFKIQIQSLSRRFAVETLDGEDYRHRDPARPPAPLDRQQLGVLYQQETRPATYDAFVDLLGHLRSLHPIRYRYLFEGLEVVYLEGLAPIPDQNDALRFVHFVDKLYDRGVGLRASGVGLERIFPETYRYGAFAKKYGRCLSRLAELLAEGVG
- a CDS encoding VIT1/CCC1 transporter family protein, translating into MYSRVHVEQHFTGSDTVRDIVIGMSDGLTVPFALAAGLSGAVDSSFVVLIAGIAEVVAGSIAMGLGGYLAARSEADHYQAELEREWREVKELPQAETEEVRQVFRGYGLEGEPLEQATQAVIARPQTWVDFMMKEELGLEEPDPRRALCSALTIGGSYVAGGAIPLLPYALRLPLASALVWSVVVTLVALLIFGTVKARFTGISLFRGAWQTALVGGLAAGAAYGLARLISGLEH
- a CDS encoding DMT family transporter, whose protein sequence is MRGHLWGLFYLNLVTILWGTTFVIVKGAVDVLSPSLIILGRFLVASLCFLPFTRTLRDDEHSQRVLWLAAFELGFWLWAGYATQAVGLQYTSASRSAFITALNVILVPIILGLFGRRIGLAVWVAAVLAVAGVGLLSYDGSPPNLGDLWTLGCAFTYAAYIIRLEGYAKRLPALGLTTVQVYGTALFALGWVLVERPRVDWGDFPWLAIFYLGVFATALTTLLQTLGQGRVSAPEAAVIYVLEPVWASVFAFLLLGERLGVQGLVGAALVVSATLIDSLQYYWRSRTSARGR
- a CDS encoding glutaredoxin domain-containing protein; this translates as MIRVYGLSGCGPCEVVKLFLKQKNLPFEFVDVQEHPEARQKVLERVGTLTAGVVLEVNGEPIALTGVSIPKLEAWYQEYLRRWR